Proteins co-encoded in one Puntigrus tetrazona isolate hp1 chromosome 20, ASM1883169v1, whole genome shotgun sequence genomic window:
- the bmp2b gene encoding bone morphogenetic protein 2b has protein sequence MVAVVHALTVLLLGQVLLGGAAGLVPEIDQRKYSDSGRHMPERSDINFLSEFELRLLNMFGLKRRPTPSKSAVVPQYMLDLYYMHSENDDPNIRRPRSTMGKHVERAASRANTIRSFHHEEAFEALSSLKGKTTQQFFFNLTSVPAEELITAAELRIFRDQVLGEAGTSGFHRINIYEVFRPALAPSKEPLTRLLDTRLVQDSHTRWESFDVGSAVARWARESQHNHGLLVEVLHPEESEGSVDVERNRRRHVRVSRSLHADEDSWAQARPLLVTYSHDGQGSAVLHSNREKRQARQRPKQRRKQRTNCRRHALYVDFSDVGWNEWIVAPPGYHAFYCHGECPFPLSDHLNSTNHAIVQTLVNSVNSNIPRACCVPTELSPISLLYLDEYEKVILKNYQDMVVEGCGCR, from the exons ATGGTCGCCGTGGTCCACGCTCTCACGGTGCTGTTGCTCGGTCAGGTGTTGCTGGGAGGTGCCGCTGGACTCGTTCCTGAGATCGACCAACGGAAATACAGTGATTCGGGGAGACACATGCCGGAGCGATCCGATATCAACTTCCTGAGCGAGTTTGAGCTACGGCTGCTCAACATGTTCGGACTGAAGCGAAGACCCACGCCGAGCAAATCGGCAGTGGTCCCTCAGTACATGCTGGACTTGTATTATATGCACTCTGAAAACGATGATCCAAACATCCGGCGCCCGAGGAGCACTATGGGAAAGCATGTGGAGCGGGCAGCCAGCAGAGCCAACACAATACGAAGCTTTCATCACGAAG AGGCTTTCGAGGCACTGTCCAGCCTGAAAGGAAAAACAACGCAGCAGTTTTTCTTCAACCTTACCTCCGTTCCTGCTGAGGAGCTGATCACGGCCGCAGAGCTGCGCATTTTCAGGGACCAGGTTCTCGGTGAGGCTGGTACGAGTGGCTTCCATCGAATTAACATTTACGAGGTCTTCAGGCCAGCACTGGCCCCTTCCAAAGAGCCTCTTACCAGACTTCTTGACACCCGTCTGGTGCAGGACTCTCACACGCGTTGGGAGAGCTTCGACGTGGGCTCGGCCGTGGCTCGCTGGGCTCGCGAATCCCAGCATAACCATGGCCTCCTGGTGGAGGTGCTCCATCCCGAGGAGTCGGAAGGATCCGTGGATGTCGAGAGGAACCGGAGGAGGCATGTGAGGGTCAGTCGCTCCCTTCATGCAGACGAGGACTCGTGGGCGCAGGCCCGCCCCCTGCTGGTGACCTACAGCCACGATGGTCAGGGCTCTGCGGTCCTGCATTCAAACCGAGAGAAGCGGCAGGCCCGGCAAAGGCCGAAGCAGCGCAGGAAGCAGCGCACAAACTGCAGGCGGCACGCTCTCTACGTGGACTTCAGCGACGTGGGCTGGAATGAGTGGATCGTGGCGCCGCCGGGCTACCATGCTTTCTACTGCCACGGAGAGTGTCCCTTCCCGCTGTCAGACCACCTGAACTCCACCAATCATGCTATCGTCCAGACGCTGGTGAACTCAGTCAATTCCAATATACCCAGAGCGTGCTGCGTCCCGACGGAGCTCAGTCCCATATCACTGCTGTACCTGGACGAGTACGAGAAAGTCATTCTCAAAAACTACCAGGACATGGTGGTGGAGGGCTGCGGGTGCCGATGA